A genomic region of Zea mays cultivar B73 chromosome 6, Zm-B73-REFERENCE-NAM-5.0, whole genome shotgun sequence contains the following coding sequences:
- the LOC100281261 gene encoding uncharacterized protein LOC100281261, which yields MPPRKRPPSPPEEPSLASKPRPDAQPSKPDPDSEQSTINPRILAQLPNQERLVYKLIFEAGNKGMWMLDIRKKLLMAPNVATKVVRTLVASGLLKEVSDVRHRSRKIFMATDFQPSAEITGGTWYHDGRLDTDAVTTARRCCQAQVQRLGAATAQMIHQGILKEDPRAGYTIDKVRDIIKTMVLDKVLEEVKSTGAGDFSAVRAGTMCYRLVTGAPQGGMMEGIPCGVCPRIHECSPEGIISPSTCVYYKKWLQMDF from the coding sequence ATGCCACCGCGAAAACGCCCGCCGTCGCCGCCGGAGGAGCCCTCCCTTGCCTCGAAGCCTCGACCTGACGCGCAGCCGTCCAAACCCGACCCCGATTCCGAGCAGTCGACCATCAACCCGAGGATCCTCGCCCAACTCCCCAACCAGGAGCGCCTGGTGTACAAGCTCATCTTCGAGGCGGGCAACAAGGGCATGTGGATGCTGGACATCCGCAAGAAGCTGCTGATGGCCCCCAACGTCGCCACCAAGGTCGTGCGCACCCTCGTGGCAAGCGGGCTCCTCAAAGAGGTCAGCGACGTGCGCCACCGCAGCAGGAAGATCTTCATGGCCACCGACTTCCAGCCCTCCGCCGAGATCACCGGGGGCACCTGGTACCACGACGGCCGCCTGGACACCGACGCCGTAACCACCGCGCGCCGCTGCTGCCAGGCGCAGGTCCAGAGGCTCGGCGCCGCGACCGCGCAGATGATCCACCAAGGCATTCTCAAGGAAGACCCCAGGGCCGGGTACACTATCGACAAGGTCAGGGATATCATCAAGACCATGGTGCTCGACAAGGTGCTCGAGGAGGTCAAGAGCACCGGCGCGGGGGATTTTAGCGCCGTCAGGGCCGGCACAATGTGCTACCGGCTGGTCACTGGGGCTCCGCAGGGAGGGATGATGGAGGGAATCCCTTGTGGGGTTTGCCCCAGGATTCATGAGTGCTCGCCGGAGGGGATCATCTCACCCAGCACCTGCGTTTACTACAAGAAGTGGCTGCAGATGGACTTCTAG